A window of the Vigna angularis cultivar LongXiaoDou No.4 chromosome 3, ASM1680809v1, whole genome shotgun sequence genome harbors these coding sequences:
- the LOC108321963 gene encoding peroxidase 65, protein MAFPILFLLFLSLPFSYAKLNVDYYKETCPDFSKIVMENIYTKQSTSPATAPGILRLFFHDCITDGCDASILVSSNAYNPHAERDADLNLSLSGDAFDVIVKIKNALELACPGIVSCSDIVAQATRDLVKMVGGPYYPVRLGRKDSLESDAAKVVENLPTPNMTMDQIIEKFTKKGFTVKEMVAMTGAHTIGFTHCKEFIGRIYNFSKTSDADPTMHPKLVEGLRSVCHNYTSDPSMAAFNDMRTPGRFDNAYFQNVMNGLGLLTSDSLLGVDPRTKPYVELYAKDQQAFFNDFVKAMEKLSVFQVKTGKQGEVRSRCDQFNNINSA, encoded by the coding sequence ttcctcTCCCTCCCATTCTCCTATGCAAAACTCAACGTTGATTACTACAAAGAAACATGTCCAGACTTTTCAAAAATCGTAATGGAAAACATCTACACCAAACAAAGTACAAGCCCCGCCACAGCACCCGGTATTCTTCGCCTCTTCTTCCATGACTGCATAACCGACGGCTGCGACGCCTCCATCCTCGTCTCTTCCAACGCCTACAACCCCCATGCAGAGCGTGATGCCGACCTCAACCTCTCTCTCTCCGGCGATGCCTTCGACGTCATAGTCAAGATCAAGAACGCGCTCGAGCTTGCATGCCCTGGCATAGTTTCGTGTTCTGACATCGTGGCACAGGCCACGAGAGACCTTGTTAAGATGGTGGGTGGACCCTACTATCCCGTGAGGTTGGGGAGAAAAGACAGCTTGGAATCTGACGCTGCAAAAGTGGTTGAAAACCTTCCCACGCCCAACATGACCATGGACCAGATCATTGAGAAGTTCACCAAGAAGGGTTTCACGGTGAAAGAGATGGTGGCCATGACCGGCGCACACACCATAGGGTTCACTCACTGCAAGGAGTTCATCGGCAGGATCTACAACTTCAGCAAAACCTCCGATGCCGATCCCACCATGCACCCTAAACTGGTTGAAGGGTTGAGGTCAGTGTGCCATAACTACACCAGTGACCCTTCCATGGCTGCATTCAATGATATGAGGACACCAGGGAGGTTCGACAATGCTTATTTTCAGAATGTGATGAATGGATTGGGGCTCTTGACCTCTGACTCCTTGCTCGGTGTGGACCCTAGAACCAAGCCATATGTGGAACTGTACGCAAAAGATCAGCAAGCTTTCTTCAACGACTTTGTAAAAGCAATGGAGAAGCTTTCTGTCTTTCAAGTGAAAACTGGCAAGCAAGGAGAAGTCAGGTCCAGGTGCGACCAGTTCAACAACATTAATAGCGCCTAA